The Arachis ipaensis cultivar K30076 chromosome B07, Araip1.1, whole genome shotgun sequence genome includes a window with the following:
- the LOC107607420 gene encoding uncharacterized protein LOC107607420, whose product MVKEEWRNLGAAQFTDKLKALTVPLGRWHKDNFGDMDKKIQRLEEEIRKVDELAGNGVYNDTVEARRKALVSCCKQWYVRKEIHWKQMSRSRHAKDMDKNTRYFHNLASARRRNNRLDALVIHGKLVRNQARIKTAIRDFYKDLYHQERSPVVGFRDSLVNRINAEDSIALERLPTMEEIKEAVWDCESSKAPGSDGYNMNFIKKCWNEIGVEFMTAVLDFFRSSQLPSESNITWVALAPKFT is encoded by the coding sequence ATGGTCAAGGAAGAATGGAGGAATCTTGGTGCGGCACAGTTCACAGATAAGCTGAAGGCTTTAACGGTTCCTTTGGGAAGATGGCATAAGGACAATTTTGGCGACATGGATAAGAAAATTCAGCGTCTTGAGGAGGAAATCAGGAAGGTTGATGAGCTGGCAGGAAATGGAGTCTATAATGATACAGTGGAGGCTAGAAGAAAAGCACTAGTGAGCTGTTGCAAGCAGTGGTATGTCAGAAAAGAAATCCACTGGAAGCAGATGTCACGTTCCAGGCATGCGAAGGATATGGATAAGAACACTAGGTACTTCCATAATTTGGCGTCGGCAAGAAGGAGGAACAACAGACTTGATGCTTTGGTAATTCATGGTAAGTTGGTTAGAAACCAAGCTCGGATCAAAACTGCTATCAGAGATTTTTATAAAGATTTATATCACCAGGAGAGATCACCGGTAGTAGGTTTTAGGGATAGTTTGGTGAATCGGATTAATGCTGAAGACTCGATAGCTCTGGAGAGATTACCGACAATGGAGGAGATTAAAGAAGCCGTCTGGGATTGTGAGTCATCCAAGGCTCCAGGGAGTGATGGATATAACATGAACTTCATCAAGAAGTGCTGGAATGAGATTGGTGTAGAATTCATGACAGCTGTTTTGGATTTCTTTCGGTCATCACAGTTACCTTCTGAGTCCAATATTACCTGGGTGGCCTTAGCACCTAAGTTTACCTGA
- the LOC107609466 gene encoding probable sodium/metabolite cotransporter BASS3, chloroplastic: MLSLSMAGTSCSFQVPSIPLLRHGTRTNSTLTINSLALARTCGSFSASASVSKGGSVLSFACSTSHFKWRIGFLRRNANASFLPSGVDGSAVAEVGEKNWSQLLSALLPFVVAATAVAALVQPSTFTWVSKGLYAPALGGIMLSIGIKLSLDDFALAFKRPLPLSLGFIAQYVLKPALGVLIAKVFGVSRMFYAGFILMSCVSGAQLSSYASYLSKGDVALSILLTSSTTIASVIFTPLLTELLIGSVVPVDAISMSKSILQVVLGPVTLGLLLNAYAKPVVSVLQPVMPFVAMICTSMCIGSPLALNRSQILSVEGLRLVFPIIIFHSVAFTLGYWFSNNPSWRQEEQVSKTISLCTGMQSSTLAGLLATQFLGSSQTVPAACSVVVMAIMGLCLASFWGSGFRIRDLFSLFSLRTNYTVKA; encoded by the exons ATGCTCTCTCTCTCCATGGCCGGAACCTCCTGCTCCTTTCAAGTTCCCTCAATTCCCCTTTTACGTCACGGAACTCGCACCAATTCCACTTTAACCATCAATTCTCTCGCTCTCGCTCGCACTTGTGGCTCCTTTTCTGCTTCTGCTTCAGTTTCGAAGGGTGGCTCCGTTTTGAGCTTCGCGTGCTCGACGTCGCACTTCAAGTGGAGGATTGGGTTCCTCCGGAGGAACGCTAACGCTTCGTTTCTTCCTTCTGGGGTTGATGGAAGTGCCGTCGCTGAAGTTGGAGAAAAGAATTGGTCTCAGCTTTTGTCCGCATTACTTCCTTTCGTTGTTGCAGCCACTGCAGTTGCCGCTCTTGTTCAACCTTCCACTTTCACTTG GGTATCTAAAGGGTTATATGCACCTGCACTTGGTGGGATTATGTTGTCCATTGGGATAAAACTATCCTTAGATGATTTTGCTCTTGCATTTAAAAG ACCTCTACCACTTTCACTAGGGTTTATTGCGCAATATGTGCTGAAACCTGCCCTTGGTGTTTTGATTGCAAAGGTTTTTGGTGTATCTAGAATGTTCTATGCTGGATTTATCCTCATGTCTTGTGTTTCAGGGGCTCAGCTATCCAGCTATGCCAGTTATTTAAGCAAAGGGGATGTGGCCCTAAGCATTCTTCTCACAAGCTCTACCACTATTGCATCAGTTATTTTTACCCCCCTATTAACTGAGCTTCTGATCGGATCAGTAGTCCCGGTTGATGCAATTTCCATGTCAAAGTCCATACTACAG GTTGTTCTTGGACCAGTTACACTTGGTCTTCTTCTCAATGCATATGCAAAGCCAGTTGTATCCGTTCTTCAGCCTGTGATGCCCTTTGTTGCTATGATATGTACTTCCATGTGCATTGGAAGCCCTCTTGCTCTAAACCGAAGTCAAATTTTGTCTGTTGAAGGACTCCGATTGGTTTTCCCAATAATAATATTTCATTCTGTTGCCTTCACTTTAGGATATTGGTTCTCAAACAATCCGTCGTGGAG GCAGGAAGAACAAGTAAGCAAGACGATTTCATTATGCACTGGGATGCAGAGCTCCACACTTGCAGGGCTTCTAGCCACCCAGTTTCTGGGAAGTAGTCAGACGGTTCCGGCTGCATGTTCTGTAGTCGTAATGGCTATAATGGGTCTCTGCCTTGCCTCCTTCTGGGGAAGCGGCTTTCGAATTAGAGACCTGTTCTCACTATTTTCCCTGAGAACCAATTACACTGTCAAGGCTTAA